The Nitrosarchaeum sp. genome includes a window with the following:
- a CDS encoding ubiquinol-cytochrome c reductase iron-sulfur subunit yields MSEQGTKKSGGLSRRDFLKLMGAAGTGLAFAPFVPFGNFMPNPSQATLEKVKVILPDGTQANVKTFPLNHAEVITYPSTGDPALDAEAFRKWQFIRLPKELGGEQQNVSAFRAYSMVCLHLWCLWKYWPEEGRKRGECPCHGSMYDPTTGTAFAGPASLQAAPSDTLAQLNFEADADGFLWVLPPTWGVNDNGVIGYGRFAS; encoded by the coding sequence ATGTCTGAGCAGGGGACAAAAAAGTCTGGCGGATTATCTAGAAGGGATTTTCTAAAGTTGATGGGGGCTGCAGGCACTGGATTGGCTTTTGCTCCTTTTGTTCCATTTGGGAATTTTATGCCAAATCCTTCACAGGCAACTCTAGAAAAAGTTAAAGTCATTTTACCTGATGGTACCCAAGCAAACGTCAAAACATTTCCACTTAACCATGCTGAAGTAATTACATATCCAAGTACTGGTGATCCTGCACTTGATGCAGAAGCATTTAGAAAATGGCAATTCATTAGATTGCCAAAAGAACTTGGAGGAGAACAACAAAATGTTTCAGCTTTTAGGGCATATAGTATGGTGTGTCTTCATCTTTGGTGTTTATGGAAATACTGGCCTGAAGAAGGACGAAAGAGAGGAGAATGCCCTTGTCATGGAAGTATGTATGATCCTACAACAGGAACCGCATTTGCTGGACCTGCATCTCTACAAGCTGCACCATCAGATACATTGGCACAATTAAATTTTGAAGCTGATGCAGATGGCTTTTTATGGGTTTTACCACCAACATGGGGTGTGAATGACAATGGAGTAATTGGATATGGCCGTTTCGCTTCATAG
- a CDS encoding cytochrome b → MAVSLHRRTGAVAFFYWLWDGLDRTIFTAIKFSFPARFVSPFGFLGMLTFVVFVILGISGALLMFYYQPMLDRAWDSVKFINDEVPFGFHIRNIHYHGSNAMVLLAILHMYYQYFSGRYKIRNEILWATGVILGTVTILEAFTGYDVIFSERAELAISIAASLTTSIPIAGPTIRDAMFGSGFSDFVLRFYAQHVFLLPLVMLGLMAVHFPRFLVFDVPMVMAIGGAILITGGVFPIDMGFKFEPTVPPGITVPEWYLTGLYAFLRTQYDKFVTGVLWPGLFIASFLLIPFIDRYKKFSWKDRPIITAFGITGIAQIMVTTYWGFYIPSDTTIPLVERLVIDPVFLYTVMILLVPLGFGFSYMMIKLAKESERKAKLAKDKGPKKVATINLSQKWINWLIVALLAFQVFLNIAAYNAALTGMKNISLFFIGIILIVFAGFFHLYRYGLNQAKNAPPPPPIHEEKPKELPQSIPTSGKLPEEKSVDESKKETKEIAPQITPPKVQADLGVGTNTIPDLGSSDLKKL, encoded by the coding sequence ATGGCCGTTTCGCTTCATAGACGTACTGGCGCAGTTGCCTTTTTTTATTGGCTATGGGATGGACTAGACAGAACAATCTTTACTGCGATTAAATTTTCATTTCCTGCTAGATTTGTAAGTCCATTTGGATTTTTGGGAATGCTTACATTTGTTGTATTTGTAATTCTTGGAATTTCAGGTGCACTTTTAATGTTTTACTACCAACCAATGTTGGATAGAGCATGGGATAGTGTCAAGTTCATCAATGATGAAGTCCCATTTGGTTTTCACATTAGAAATATTCACTATCATGGATCCAACGCCATGGTGCTTTTAGCAATTTTACATATGTATTATCAATACTTTAGTGGAAGATACAAAATTAGAAATGAAATTTTATGGGCAACTGGTGTAATACTTGGAACCGTTACAATTCTAGAAGCATTTACTGGTTACGATGTAATATTTAGTGAAAGGGCAGAACTTGCAATTAGCATAGCTGCATCTCTTACCACGTCAATCCCGATAGCAGGACCGACAATCCGTGATGCGATGTTTGGTAGTGGGTTTTCAGACTTTGTGTTACGATTTTATGCACAACATGTGTTTCTCTTACCTCTTGTAATGCTTGGATTGATGGCTGTACACTTTCCAAGATTTCTTGTGTTTGATGTACCAATGGTTATGGCAATAGGTGGTGCGATTCTGATAACTGGGGGTGTATTTCCAATTGATATGGGATTCAAGTTTGAACCGACGGTTCCGCCTGGAATCACTGTACCTGAATGGTATCTTACAGGACTGTATGCATTTTTGAGAACTCAGTATGACAAGTTTGTTACAGGTGTATTGTGGCCCGGACTTTTTATTGCATCCTTTTTACTGATTCCTTTTATTGATAGATATAAAAAATTCTCTTGGAAAGATCGCCCAATAATCACTGCGTTTGGTATTACTGGAATAGCTCAAATCATGGTTACAACATATTGGGGATTCTATATTCCATCTGACACTACCATTCCTCTAGTAGAGCGTTTGGTAATTGATCCAGTGTTTCTATATACAGTAATGATATTGTTAGTTCCGTTAGGATTTGGATTCTCATATATGATGATCAAACTTGCAAAAGAATCTGAAAGAAAAGCCAAACTTGCAAAAGACAAGGGTCCAAAGAAAGTGGCAACAATTAATCTCTCACAAAAATGGATTAATTGGCTAATTGTTGCGCTGTTGGCATTTCAAGTATTTCTAAACATTGCAGCATATAATGCAGCCTTGACAGGAATGAAAAATATCTCATTATTCTTCATAGGAATAATCTTGATAGTGTTTGCTGGATTCTTCCATCTTTACAGATATGGATTAAACCAAGCAAAGAACGCACCTCCACCACCACCTATCCATGAAGAAAAACCAAAGGAACTACCACAATCAATTCCAACTAGTGGAAAACTTCCAGAAGAAAAGTCAGTAGATGAAAGCAAGAAAGAAACAAAAGAAATTGCTCCACAAATTACACCGCCAAAAGTTCAAGCTGATTTGGGAGTTGGTACTAACACAATTCCAGATTTAGGTTCTTCAGATCTAAAAAAACTCTAG
- a CDS encoding cupredoxin domain-containing protein → MSATSSHAYGIGVMAIIIGVSVGVVFYTSFYLPESLLKPSVDEHILHPVSETIIEMIEGSASSAQQDNFVPKLVNIQLGIDNQVIWKNVDTTAHTVTPDHRTEDSYSGVFGSQGVIKPGYDYEFLFTEPAVIEYHCEPHPWMKGKLEITKQRF, encoded by the coding sequence TTGAGTGCAACATCAAGTCATGCATATGGTATTGGAGTTATGGCAATAATTATTGGCGTATCTGTTGGAGTAGTTTTTTACACATCATTTTATCTTCCAGAATCTTTATTGAAACCATCTGTAGATGAGCATATTTTACATCCAGTTTCTGAAACAATCATTGAAATGATTGAAGGCTCTGCTAGCTCTGCTCAACAGGATAATTTTGTACCAAAATTAGTAAACATACAGTTAGGAATCGACAACCAAGTTATTTGGAAGAATGTTGATACAACTGCACATACAGTTACACCAGATCATAGAACTGAAGATTCTTACAGTGGTGTCTTTGGCTCACAAGGTGTTATAAAACCTGGATATGATTATGAGTTTCTTTTCACAGAACCTGCAGTAATAGAATATCATTGTGAACCACATCCATGGATGAAAGGTAAACTGGAAATTACCAAACAAAGATTCTAG
- a CDS encoding DNA glycosylase → MIEYRTINLENTINSGQVFLWKKQDNFWYGVNGQDILKIDNLGDVVSYNNKKYDFFRSNDDIEKIIKSISKDKTTKIAVKKYLGLRLIRQDPFQCFISFIVSSNSNIQKIKSSLEKISIKFGTKIKFDNQEFHSFPEPNKIANASIQEIQSCGVGYRAKFIIDAAKMVESKKIDFARLKKSNYHDAKETILTVPGIGNKVADCILLFSLDKIEAFPLDTWMIRILKKYYLKKFEIKTKSITEKQYNILHEKIVNYFGPYAGYAQQFLFKMERENYQKKWL, encoded by the coding sequence ATGATAGAATACAGGACAATTAACTTAGAAAACACAATAAATAGTGGGCAAGTTTTTCTTTGGAAAAAACAAGATAATTTTTGGTATGGTGTTAACGGTCAAGATATTTTAAAGATAGATAATTTAGGAGATGTTGTATCCTATAATAATAAAAAATATGATTTTTTTAGAAGTAATGACGACATTGAAAAAATAATTAAATCAATTTCAAAAGATAAAACAACAAAAATCGCTGTAAAAAAATATCTCGGACTAAGATTGATTAGACAAGATCCATTTCAGTGCTTTATATCGTTTATTGTTTCTTCAAATTCCAATATTCAGAAAATTAAATCAAGTCTAGAAAAAATCTCCATAAAATTTGGTACAAAAATTAAATTTGACAATCAAGAATTTCATAGTTTTCCAGAACCAAACAAAATAGCAAATGCATCAATTCAAGAAATTCAAAGTTGTGGTGTTGGATATAGAGCAAAATTCATAATTGATGCAGCAAAAATGGTAGAATCAAAAAAGATAGATTTTGCGCGTCTTAAAAAATCAAATTATCATGATGCAAAAGAGACAATTCTAACTGTACCGGGAATAGGAAACAAAGTTGCAGATTGTATTTTATTATTTTCACTTGATAAGATAGAAGCATTCCCATTAGACACTTGGATGATTAGAATTTTAAAAAAATATTATTTAAAAAAATTTGAAATTAAAACAAAATCAATTACAGAAAAACAATATAACATATTACATGAAAAAATTGTAAATTATTTTGGACCATATGCTGGATATGCACAGCAATTTTTGTTTAAAATGGAAAGAGAAAATTACCAGAAAAAATGGTTGTAA
- a CDS encoding MBL fold metallo-hydrolase — MEVKVLGAANEVGRSGFLVNCNGTNLLLDYGVLFGKRGSPPEYPLHVKPKDLDAIIITHAHLDHSGNVPSLFISGNTDVYATPPTFDLTRLLIEDMLKITKDAQPFGQPELNNMMRNAKEIGFRQKITKGNATFELRETGHVIGGGSVLVESQKKRLFYTGDIKTHGSRMLREADLDVGDIDLLIIESTYSQTEQKPRKESEKELIEFANEVMDRKGVLFIPSFSVERSQEMACILRSSNFKHKIIMDGMALKVNEIMFNHPEYLRDPKVFADAINESVAIRDHEKRKHALEEPCVVISPAGMLVGGNATYYLQELSFNSNNGIALVSYQGEGTPGKKLLDTGKVSTRGKDLRVAAEVKQFEFSGHADRNELFEIIEKIKGNPKVLTVHGDSESCKKFAQEIHEKFGFDTHAPDVNEIITI, encoded by the coding sequence TTGGAGGTTAAAGTTTTAGGGGCAGCCAATGAAGTAGGACGTTCAGGTTTTTTGGTAAATTGTAATGGAACGAATCTGTTATTAGATTATGGAGTACTATTTGGTAAACGTGGTTCGCCACCAGAATATCCACTTCATGTAAAACCAAAAGATCTTGATGCAATTATTATTACTCATGCCCACCTTGATCATTCAGGAAATGTCCCATCGCTATTTATCAGTGGCAATACAGATGTTTATGCAACGCCGCCAACTTTTGATTTAACAAGATTACTCATAGAAGATATGTTGAAAATTACAAAAGATGCTCAGCCATTTGGACAGCCTGAATTAAATAACATGATGCGAAATGCAAAAGAGATAGGATTCAGACAGAAAATTACTAAAGGCAATGCAACTTTTGAATTAAGAGAGACAGGACATGTGATTGGAGGAGGTTCTGTATTAGTAGAATCTCAGAAAAAACGACTTTTCTATACTGGTGATATCAAAACACATGGTTCAAGAATGCTTCGTGAAGCAGACTTGGATGTAGGAGACATTGATCTTTTAATCATTGAAAGCACGTATTCTCAAACAGAACAAAAACCAAGAAAAGAATCTGAGAAAGAATTAATCGAGTTTGCAAATGAGGTCATGGATAGAAAAGGAGTATTATTCATACCATCATTTTCAGTTGAGCGCTCTCAAGAAATGGCTTGCATTTTAAGAAGTTCAAACTTTAAGCATAAAATCATAATGGATGGTATGGCACTAAAAGTAAATGAAATAATGTTTAATCATCCAGAATATCTAAGAGATCCAAAAGTGTTTGCAGATGCAATCAATGAATCAGTTGCAATAAGAGATCATGAAAAAAGAAAACATGCATTAGAAGAACCATGTGTTGTTATTTCACCTGCAGGTATGTTAGTAGGAGGTAATGCAACGTATTATTTGCAAGAGCTTTCATTTAACAGCAACAACGGAATTGCTCTTGTATCATACCAGGGTGAAGGAACGCCCGGAAAAAAACTACTAGATACAGGAAAAGTATCTACCAGAGGAAAAGATCTAAGAGTCGCTGCAGAGGTAAAACAATTTGAATTTTCAGGTCATGCAGATCGAAATGAACTTTTTGAAATAATTGAAAAGATCAAAGGCAATCCTAAAGTTCTAACTGTTCACGGAGACTCTGAATCATGTAAAAAATTTGCTCAAGAAATTCATGAAAAATTTGGTTTTGATACTCACGCTCCAGATGTGAATGAAATAATAACTATCTGA
- a CDS encoding ATP-binding protein, with amino-acid sequence MPIAILPDIDEQRCIGCALCVEICTTLGPDVLRVKPVEGWKRGKAFVFYPERCISDGACIGVCPTKSIFWMRPMNYTAGQPVPLHKNGIFIKGWAEDAAL; translated from the coding sequence ATGCCAATAGCAATACTTCCAGACATTGATGAACAAAGATGTATCGGATGTGCACTATGTGTAGAAATCTGTACAACTCTTGGTCCTGATGTCCTTAGAGTAAAACCTGTTGAAGGCTGGAAGAGAGGTAAAGCATTTGTATTTTATCCAGAAAGATGTATTTCTGACGGTGCATGCATCGGTGTATGCCCAACAAAATCAATCTTTTGGATGAGACCAATGAATTACACAGCTGGACAACCAGTACCTCTTCACAAAAACGGTATCTTCATCAAAGGTTGGGCAGAAGACGCTGCACTATAA
- the tgtA gene encoding tRNA guanosine(15) transglycosylase TgtA, whose amino-acid sequence MFEILKSDLAGRIGVIHTNHGKIETPAYVPVIHPVKQTISAKKIKEIGFDLVITNAYITRNNYGDEAVKKGIHNIINFDGAIMTDSGGYQVLEYGDVKVLPPEMAEFERKILTDFAIPLDKPTGYGLAWKKAESYVNHTLKVSKKTLEDSESNGQIWIGPIQGGEHFDLVAKSTKGLVDMGFQMLALGSPVEFMESYEYKLLAQMIVSAKKQMPHSIPLHLFGAGHPLTIPFAVALGCDTFDSASYMLYAKQERYITDDGTRNISDISVFPCNCEVCSKYTPDELRQLEIHEKINEIALHNLHSIKNEVDKVKQAIHEGRLWEYVLKKARAHPKLFEMIDIFTENSNYFETSTPKFKEKAIFLYGKEDQYRPEVQSYHKMVRKFKSKKKTLIITKESNTKPAYLSHEYFSLKRKFKEIKNIQVCQYSPHLGLIPLEISDIFPASHHETSRLKFNPIEFPTFENTWKIFFKNNQFSEIYFDKADEFLKYYIKMLPKDIKKKSIV is encoded by the coding sequence TTGTTTGAGATTTTAAAAAGTGATTTGGCTGGAAGAATTGGAGTGATTCATACAAATCATGGAAAAATTGAAACTCCTGCTTATGTCCCAGTGATTCATCCTGTCAAACAGACTATTTCAGCTAAAAAAATCAAAGAGATTGGTTTTGATTTAGTAATTACAAATGCATACATCACTAGAAACAATTATGGCGACGAAGCGGTAAAAAAAGGAATTCACAACATTATAAATTTTGACGGCGCAATAATGACAGACTCTGGAGGGTATCAGGTTTTAGAGTATGGGGATGTCAAAGTTTTACCACCAGAGATGGCAGAATTTGAAAGAAAAATACTTACAGATTTTGCAATTCCGTTGGATAAACCTACAGGTTATGGACTTGCATGGAAAAAAGCTGAATCATATGTCAATCATACTCTCAAAGTCTCAAAGAAGACACTTGAAGATAGTGAAAGTAATGGTCAGATCTGGATTGGACCAATTCAAGGTGGAGAACATTTTGATCTGGTAGCCAAATCAACTAAAGGTTTAGTCGATATGGGTTTTCAAATGCTAGCTTTAGGTAGCCCAGTGGAATTTATGGAATCATATGAATACAAATTATTAGCACAAATGATTGTATCTGCAAAAAAACAGATGCCGCATTCCATTCCTTTACATTTGTTTGGTGCAGGACACCCATTAACTATACCATTTGCAGTTGCACTCGGTTGTGATACTTTTGATTCTGCATCTTACATGTTATATGCTAAACAAGAGAGATACATCACAGATGATGGTACAAGAAATATTTCAGATATTTCCGTATTTCCATGTAACTGTGAAGTCTGCTCAAAGTATACCCCTGATGAATTACGTCAATTAGAAATTCATGAAAAAATTAATGAAATTGCACTACATAACCTTCATTCAATAAAAAATGAAGTAGATAAAGTAAAACAGGCAATCCATGAAGGTAGATTGTGGGAATATGTCTTAAAAAAAGCAAGGGCACATCCAAAGTTATTTGAAATGATTGATATTTTTACTGAAAATTCAAATTACTTTGAAACATCAACTCCAAAATTCAAAGAAAAGGCTATTTTCCTTTATGGGAAAGAGGATCAATATCGTCCAGAAGTTCAATCTTATCATAAAATGGTTAGAAAATTCAAGTCAAAGAAAAAAACTCTAATCATAACCAAAGAATCCAATACAAAACCAGCATATCTGTCACATGAGTATTTCTCACTAAAACGAAAATTCAAAGAGATAAAAAATATTCAAGTTTGCCAATATAGTCCACATTTAGGATTAATCCCATTAGAAATTTCAGATATCTTTCCTGCATCGCATCATGAAACTTCAAGATTAAAATTCAATCCGATAGAGTTTCCAACTTTTGAAAATACGTGGAAAATATTTTTTAAGAATAATCAATTTTCAGAAATTTATTTTGATAAGGCCGATGAATTTTTGAAATACTATATCAAAATGCTTCCAAAAGATATCAAGAAAAAATCTATTGTTTAA
- a CDS encoding adenylate kinase family protein, translating to MSIVITGNPGVGKHTIANEIAKRLELQIVDINNIAKDSGLFERNKDTNDVDTTELKKIINKKISKPCLIVGHLAPYVLSSEQIKKMIVLRRNPYDLISVYKKREYSDEKTRENTGSEILGVIAHDAINQFGVKVFQVDVTTKSVLEVINKVMSIINGEDSSEDVDWLDLVAKHDDLKKFFAY from the coding sequence ATGTCAATAGTAATTACTGGAAATCCTGGCGTTGGGAAGCATACTATAGCCAATGAAATTGCTAAACGTTTAGAATTACAGATAGTAGACATAAACAATATCGCTAAAGATTCGGGATTATTTGAAAGAAATAAAGATACAAATGATGTTGATACAACAGAATTAAAAAAAATAATCAATAAGAAAATTTCAAAACCATGTTTAATTGTTGGACATTTAGCACCATATGTTTTATCATCAGAGCAAATAAAGAAAATGATTGTATTGAGAAGAAACCCATATGATTTGATTTCAGTTTATAAAAAAAGAGAGTACTCAGATGAAAAAACTAGAGAAAATACAGGTAGTGAAATTTTAGGAGTAATAGCACATGATGCAATAAATCAATTTGGAGTAAAGGTATTCCAGGTAGATGTTACAACAAAGAGTGTTTTAGAAGTGATAAATAAAGTGATGAGCATAATCAACGGTGAAGATTCAAGTGAAGATGTTGATTGGCTTGATTTAGTAGCAAAACATGATGATTTGAAAAAATTTTTTGCTTATTGA
- a CDS encoding redox-regulated ATPase YchF, whose amino-acid sequence MQIGLLGKANVGKSTFFSAATETPVPIGNFPFTTIQPNVGVAYVKSDCACKHFEIKHQNPLCVNGTRFIPVKLIDVAGLVPGAHEGKGLGNQFLDDARQAEVLIHVVDIAGTTDIQGQPIPIGTHDPLEDVNFVENEFDQWFTDILRREWDKLTREIEQKRAKLTDGIAKRFTGLGIKDYQIQDVLHKLELVSKNPKEWNDSDIHTFVKELRKNTKPFIIAANKADLCKDLDIIKKIPDTIVVPCSAETELLLRKASKSGMIHYESGDEKFSLVENKEILPQQQKALDLVNNVFTKIHSTGIQKILNLAVFDLLKLIVVFPVEDETKLTNKNGDVLPDAKLLPHDSTAKDLAGLIHADIDKGFLHAIDCKTKQRIGGDHKLKNGDVIKIVSTLSRG is encoded by the coding sequence TTGCAAATTGGTTTATTAGGTAAAGCAAATGTTGGAAAATCTACATTTTTTTCAGCTGCTACTGAAACTCCTGTCCCTATAGGCAACTTTCCATTTACAACAATTCAACCAAATGTTGGTGTTGCTTATGTAAAATCTGATTGCGCCTGTAAACATTTTGAAATTAAACATCAAAATCCATTATGTGTAAATGGAACTCGTTTTATTCCCGTAAAATTAATTGATGTAGCAGGATTGGTTCCTGGAGCACATGAAGGAAAAGGTTTAGGAAACCAATTTCTTGATGATGCAAGACAAGCTGAAGTCTTGATACATGTTGTTGATATTGCTGGAACCACTGACATTCAAGGACAACCTATTCCTATTGGTACACATGATCCTCTTGAAGATGTTAATTTTGTTGAAAATGAATTTGATCAGTGGTTTACAGATATTCTTCGAAGGGAATGGGATAAACTTACTAGGGAAATAGAACAAAAAAGAGCAAAACTCACTGATGGAATTGCAAAACGATTTACTGGTTTGGGAATTAAAGATTATCAAATACAAGATGTCTTGCATAAACTAGAACTTGTCTCAAAAAATCCTAAGGAATGGAATGATTCTGACATTCATACTTTTGTTAAAGAATTAAGAAAAAACACAAAACCATTTATCATTGCGGCAAATAAAGCAGACCTTTGTAAAGATCTTGATATAATCAAAAAAATTCCTGATACGATTGTAGTTCCCTGCAGTGCTGAAACTGAATTATTGTTACGAAAAGCTTCTAAATCAGGAATGATACATTATGAATCAGGCGATGAAAAATTTTCGCTAGTTGAAAATAAAGAAATATTGCCACAACAACAAAAAGCTCTAGATCTAGTAAATAATGTTTTTACAAAAATCCATTCAACAGGAATTCAAAAAATTTTAAATCTGGCAGTGTTTGATTTGTTAAAACTCATTGTTGTTTTTCCTGTAGAAGATGAAACAAAATTAACTAACAAGAATGGTGATGTTTTACCTGATGCAAAATTATTACCACATGATTCAACTGCAAAAGACTTGGCAGGTTTAATTCATGCTGATATTGACAAGGGATTTTTACATGCCATTGATTGTAAAACCAAACAAAGAATTGGCGGTGATCATAAATTGAAAAATGGAGATGTGATCAAAATTGTTTCAACATTAAGTAGGGGATAA
- the kae1 gene encoding KEOPS complex N(6)-L-threonylcarbamoyladenine synthase Kae1 — MLGLGVESTAHTFSCAILEKDGKKGKILSDVRKIYRPPEGEGIHPREASRHHVENSSIVLSECLKEAGVKIKDLDIISYAAGPGLGPCLRVGAVVARSLASYYKIPIYPVNHALGHIELGKLLTGAKNPLVLLVSGGHTMLLAFLNKQWRVFGETLDITLGQLLDQFGRSIGFASPCGKNIEDLASSTSNYILLPYSVKGNDVSFSGLLSASKPIAQKSKADACFSLQETAFAMISEVVERALSFTGKKELLIVGGVAANNRLSEMLQDVCKRHTCKFFIAPQKYAGDCGSQICWTGLLESQVKSGVSIEETFVRQSWRLDSVKIDY; from the coding sequence ATGCTTGGTCTTGGAGTTGAAAGCACAGCTCACACTTTCTCATGTGCCATATTAGAAAAAGATGGAAAAAAAGGAAAAATTTTATCTGATGTTAGAAAAATTTATCGTCCACCTGAAGGTGAAGGAATTCATCCTAGAGAAGCATCAAGACATCACGTTGAAAATAGCTCCATCGTACTATCTGAATGTCTTAAGGAGGCTGGTGTTAAAATCAAAGATCTTGATATTATTTCATATGCTGCAGGTCCTGGTCTGGGTCCTTGTTTGAGGGTAGGTGCAGTAGTGGCACGCTCACTTGCATCTTATTATAAAATTCCAATTTATCCAGTTAATCATGCATTAGGACATATTGAATTGGGAAAATTACTTACTGGTGCAAAAAATCCATTGGTTCTTTTAGTTTCTGGTGGACATACAATGCTTCTTGCATTTCTAAATAAACAATGGAGAGTATTTGGAGAAACATTGGATATTACACTAGGTCAACTGCTAGATCAATTTGGAAGATCAATTGGATTTGCATCTCCATGTGGAAAAAATATTGAAGATTTAGCTTCCTCAACTTCTAATTATATCCTACTTCCATATTCTGTAAAAGGAAACGATGTATCATTTTCTGGATTATTATCTGCATCAAAACCAATAGCCCAAAAAAGTAAAGCTGATGCATGTTTTTCATTACAAGAGACTGCATTTGCAATGATCAGTGAAGTAGTAGAGAGAGCATTATCATTTACTGGAAAAAAAGAATTGTTAATTGTAGGCGGTGTTGCTGCAAATAATAGATTATCTGAAATGCTACAAGATGTTTGTAAAAGACATACTTGCAAATTTTTTATTGCACCTCAAAAATATGCAGGTGATTGCGGTAGTCAGATATGTTGGACAGGATTGCTAGAATCTCAAGTAAAAAGTGGTGTTTCTATTGAAGAAACCTTTGTACGACAATCATGGCGATTAGATTCAGTTAAAATAGATTATTGA
- a CDS encoding KEOPS complex kinase/ATPase Bud32, translating to MKILKKGAEADIYLTKWSNLPSILKIRKTKPYRNPILDAKIRKQRTIKESQTISEVKSFGIPTPLVYFVNLTNSSILMQEIPGIPIHDLSDLKIIKLSKEIGRLVGIMHKNGIMHGDLTTSNFILYKNKVYVIDFGLSQNTIKFEDHAVDLRLIKEILNSAHAKIMESAWKNFLSGYKSVVDTVTYSKIMHSVSDIESRGRYATVV from the coding sequence ATGAAGATACTAAAGAAAGGTGCAGAAGCAGATATCTATCTTACAAAATGGAGTAATTTACCATCAATATTGAAAATAAGAAAGACAAAACCATATCGTAACCCGATTCTTGATGCAAAAATTCGAAAACAAAGAACAATTAAAGAATCTCAAACAATTTCAGAAGTAAAGTCATTTGGAATTCCAACTCCTCTTGTATACTTTGTAAATTTAACAAATTCATCTATTCTAATGCAAGAAATTCCTGGCATCCCAATTCATGATTTATCTGATTTGAAGATAATCAAATTATCTAAGGAAATTGGTAGACTTGTTGGAATTATGCACAAAAACGGTATAATGCATGGTGATTTAACCACATCAAATTTTATCTTATACAAAAATAAAGTATATGTGATTGATTTTGGTTTATCTCAAAACACAATCAAATTTGAAGATCATGCTGTAGATTTGCGATTAATAAAAGAAATTCTAAACAGCGCACATGCAAAAATCATGGAATCTGCATGGAAAAATTTTCTTTCTGGTTACAAATCAGTAGTTGATACAGTAACCTATTCAAAAATTATGCATTCCGTATCTGATATTGAAAGTAGAGGAAGATATGCAACAGTCGTCTGA
- the rdgB gene encoding RdgB/HAM1 family non-canonical purine NTP pyrophosphatase has translation MQQSSDLFFVSSNSHKYQEAKKILESFGINLKFFKYDLEEIQSSSLKEIASKKAIQAFQKCKKPIIIEDDGLFIDSLDGFPGPYSSYVFKTIGNKGILQLLKKNRKAKFISIISYHDNKNCKSFEAKIDGTISKSQNGIGWGYDPIFIPENFNQTFAQLNNKNDLSHRYKALKKFSNWYLSKLKSND, from the coding sequence ATGCAACAGTCGTCTGATCTTTTCTTTGTATCATCAAATTCTCACAAATATCAAGAAGCAAAAAAAATTTTAGAGTCATTTGGTATTAATCTTAAATTTTTTAAATATGATCTTGAAGAAATTCAATCTTCTTCACTCAAAGAAATCGCATCTAAAAAAGCAATACAGGCATTTCAAAAATGTAAAAAACCGATAATAATAGAAGACGATGGGCTTTTCATAGATTCACTAGATGGATTTCCTGGTCCTTATTCTTCATATGTCTTCAAAACAATTGGTAACAAAGGGATTTTACAACTTTTAAAAAAAAATAGAAAAGCCAAATTTATCTCAATTATTTCTTATCATGATAATAAAAATTGTAAATCATTTGAAGCAAAAATTGATGGAACTATTTCTAAATCACAAAATGGAATAGGGTGGGGTTATGATCCAATATTTATTCCAGAAAATTTTAATCAAACATTTGCACAGCTTAACAATAAAAATGATTTATCTCATAGATACAAAGCATTAAAAAAATTTTCTAACTGGTACTTGAGTAAGCTGAAATCCAACGATTGA